A region from the Catellatospora sp. TT07R-123 genome encodes:
- a CDS encoding LUD domain-containing protein produces MLSELFAERAGDYRAGIHRCTEPELPGVLAGLLAGASAVVVPPGLPQAWTRDLAPPRLPDHGLTPAELDAPGLSVLTGCAAAIAETGTIVLDTGPGQGRRLLTLVPDHHVCVVYDDRVVADVPDLFAALPDPARPLTMISGPSATSDIELNRVEGVHGPRRLDIVCVHADAGKEPR; encoded by the coding sequence ATGCTGAGTGAGCTGTTCGCCGAGCGGGCCGGGGACTACCGCGCCGGCATCCACCGCTGCACCGAACCGGAGCTGCCCGGCGTGCTGGCGGGGCTGCTGGCGGGGGCGTCGGCGGTGGTCGTACCCCCGGGGCTGCCGCAGGCGTGGACCCGCGACCTGGCGCCGCCGCGGCTGCCCGACCACGGGCTCACCCCGGCGGAGCTGGACGCCCCCGGCCTGTCGGTGCTCACCGGCTGCGCCGCCGCGATCGCCGAGACCGGCACCATCGTCCTGGACACCGGCCCCGGCCAGGGCCGCCGCCTGCTCACGCTGGTCCCCGACCACCACGTCTGCGTCGTGTACGACGACCGCGTCGTGGCCGACGTGCCCGACCTGTTCGCGGCCTTGCCCGACCCGGCCCGCCCCCTCACGATGATCTCCGGGCCCTCCGCCACCAGCGACATCGAGCTCAACCGGGTGGAGGGCGTGCACGGGCCGCGCCGGCTCGACATCGTGTGCGTCCACGCCGACGCCGGAAAGGAACCGCGTTGA
- a CDS encoding lactate utilization protein B: MSRHLPIVAVTPFPAAAAHELKDAQLRANLGRATRTIRDKRARVVAEVPDWEELRERAARTKDEVLDRLPELLAAFEAAAVGAGAVVHHAADAAAANAIVADLVRQQGAERVVKIKSMATQEIGLNEALADAGITAIETDLAELIVQLADDTPSHILVPAIHYNRAQIREIFAERMPGFTAESDEPAVLAGAAREYLRRTFLSAQVAVCGANFAVAETGSLVIVESEGNGRMCLTLPGTLIAVVGVEKLLPRMADLGDFLRLLPRSSTGERMNPYTSIFTGVTPGDGPQRLHVVLLDNGRTKTAQDPVGRAALRCIRCSACLNVCPVYERTGGHAYGSVYPGPIGAILSPQLTGQDAGANRSLPYASTLCGACYDVCPVKINIPEILVHLRQTGPKPAAERAVMSTLSWVMRDRRRWRAALRAARTGAAPLRAVTRRHGGTLRRAPWPMTAWTAHRDAPLPAPESFRDWWRRTHAE, translated from the coding sequence ATGAGCCGGCACCTGCCGATCGTGGCCGTGACGCCGTTCCCGGCCGCCGCCGCCCATGAGCTCAAGGACGCGCAGCTACGGGCCAACCTGGGCCGGGCCACCCGCACCATCCGCGACAAGCGGGCGCGGGTGGTGGCCGAGGTGCCCGACTGGGAGGAGTTACGGGAGCGGGCCGCGCGTACCAAGGACGAGGTGCTGGACCGGCTGCCGGAGCTGCTCGCCGCGTTCGAGGCCGCGGCCGTGGGGGCGGGGGCGGTCGTGCACCACGCGGCCGACGCGGCGGCCGCCAACGCGATCGTGGCCGACCTGGTGCGCCAGCAGGGCGCCGAGCGGGTCGTGAAGATCAAGTCGATGGCGACCCAGGAGATCGGGCTCAACGAGGCGCTGGCCGACGCCGGGATCACCGCGATCGAGACCGACCTGGCCGAGCTGATCGTGCAGCTGGCCGACGACACCCCGTCGCACATCCTGGTCCCGGCGATCCACTACAACCGCGCCCAGATCCGCGAGATCTTCGCCGAGCGGATGCCCGGGTTCACCGCCGAGTCCGACGAGCCCGCCGTGCTCGCGGGCGCGGCGCGGGAGTACCTGCGGCGTACGTTCCTGTCGGCGCAGGTGGCGGTGTGCGGGGCGAACTTCGCCGTGGCCGAGACCGGGTCGCTGGTGATCGTCGAGTCCGAGGGCAACGGGCGGATGTGCCTGACCCTGCCGGGCACGCTCATCGCCGTCGTCGGGGTCGAGAAGCTGCTGCCCCGGATGGCCGACCTCGGCGACTTCCTGCGGCTGCTGCCGCGCTCGTCGACCGGGGAGCGGATGAACCCGTACACCTCGATCTTCACCGGGGTGACGCCGGGGGACGGGCCGCAGCGGCTGCACGTCGTGCTGCTGGACAACGGGCGGACGAAGACCGCGCAGGACCCCGTCGGGCGGGCGGCGCTGCGCTGCATCCGCTGCTCGGCCTGCCTCAACGTCTGCCCCGTGTACGAGCGCACCGGCGGCCACGCCTACGGCTCGGTCTATCCCGGACCGATCGGGGCGATCCTGTCCCCGCAGCTCACGGGCCAGGACGCGGGCGCCAACCGGTCCCTGCCGTACGCCTCGACGCTGTGCGGGGCGTGCTACGACGTCTGCCCCGTGAAGATCAACATTCCGGAGATCCTGGTGCACCTGCGCCAGACCGGGCCCAAACCCGCCGCCGAACGGGCCGTCATGTCCACGCTGAGCTGGGTCATGCGCGACCGCAGGCGCTGGCGGGCCGCCCTGCGCGCGGCCCGGACCGGGGCGGCGCCGCTGCGCGCGGTGACCCGGCGCCACGGTGGCACGCTGCGGCGGGCGCCCTGGCCGATGACGGCGTGGACGGCGCACCGCGACGCGCCGCTGCCCGCACCCGAGTCCTTCCGCGACTGGTGGAGGCGTACCCATGCTGAGTGA
- a CDS encoding (Fe-S)-binding protein, producing the protein MRIALFVTCLNDALFPQAGIATVAVLERLGHTVAFPPEQTCCGQLHANTGYARPARELERHTEAAFAGHDVIVSPSGSCAAHLRAHTALPVYELSELLVDVLGVTDVGARFPHRVTYHPTCHGLRMLRLGDRPQRLLRAVSGLELIDLPEPEQCCGFGGTFALKNAGVSGAMLADKCANAAATGAEYLAAADNSCLAHIGGGLARRPGAPRPIHYAEILAGTGARA; encoded by the coding sequence GTGCGCATCGCCCTGTTCGTGACATGTCTCAACGACGCGCTCTTCCCACAAGCCGGGATCGCGACCGTCGCGGTGCTGGAACGGCTCGGCCACACGGTGGCCTTCCCGCCGGAGCAGACGTGCTGCGGCCAGCTGCACGCCAACACCGGCTACGCCCGGCCCGCGCGCGAGCTGGAGCGGCACACCGAGGCCGCGTTCGCCGGGCACGACGTGATCGTGTCGCCGTCCGGCTCGTGCGCCGCGCACCTGCGCGCCCACACCGCCCTGCCCGTGTACGAGCTGTCCGAACTGCTCGTCGACGTGCTCGGGGTGACCGACGTGGGCGCCCGCTTCCCGCACCGGGTCACCTACCACCCGACCTGCCACGGCCTGCGCATGCTGCGCCTGGGCGACCGCCCGCAGCGGCTGCTGCGCGCGGTGTCCGGGCTGGAGCTGATCGACCTGCCCGAGCCCGAGCAGTGCTGCGGCTTCGGCGGCACCTTCGCGCTGAAGAACGCCGGCGTCTCCGGGGCGATGCTCGCCGACAAGTGCGCCAACGCCGCCGCCACCGGCGCCGAGTACCTGGCCGCCGCCGACAACTCGTGCCTGGCCCACATCGGCGGCGGGCTGGCACGGCGTCCGGGCGCCCCGCGGCCCATCCACTACGCCGAGATCCTGGCCGGCACGGGGGCGCGGGCATGA
- a CDS encoding enolase C-terminal domain-like protein produces MKVLDLRVRDIRFPTSRSLDGSDAMNPDPDYSAAYVELVTDGDDHGHGFTFTIGRGNDICAAAIEALRPYVIGQDLDSLDLGEFGRRLTHDSQLRWLGPEKGVVHLAAGAVINAAWDLTARRAGLPLWKFLTAMSPAALVDCVDWRYLTDALTPAAALDLLTDRAPGRAERAAAIEATGYPAYTTSAGWLGYDDAKVTSRARQAVADGFSMVKLKVGADLGDDLRRFTAARQALGDGFPIAVDANQRWGVAEAIDWMTALAHLDPYWIEEPTSPDEILGHAAIRAALSGAAPGGRAIRVATGEHVHNRVMFKQLLQADAVDVVQIDSARVGGVNENLAILLLAAAYGKPVCPHAGGVGLCELVQHLSFFDYTSVSATLDGRMIEYVDHLHEHFTDPVRITGGRYAAPTAPGFSARMHEQSLIRFEFPDGPEWKDE; encoded by the coding sequence ATGAAGGTTCTCGACCTGCGCGTACGCGACATCCGCTTCCCCACCTCGCGTTCCCTCGACGGCTCCGACGCGATGAACCCCGATCCCGACTACTCGGCGGCGTACGTCGAGCTTGTCACCGACGGCGACGACCACGGACACGGGTTCACCTTCACCATCGGGCGCGGCAACGACATCTGCGCGGCGGCCATCGAAGCGCTTCGACCGTACGTGATCGGCCAGGATCTGGACAGCCTCGATCTCGGCGAGTTCGGCCGCCGGCTCACCCACGACTCGCAGCTGCGCTGGCTGGGCCCGGAGAAGGGCGTGGTGCACCTGGCCGCGGGCGCGGTCATCAACGCCGCCTGGGACCTGACCGCCCGCCGCGCCGGGCTGCCGCTGTGGAAGTTCCTCACCGCCATGTCCCCGGCCGCGCTGGTCGACTGCGTGGACTGGCGCTACCTCACCGACGCGCTCACCCCCGCCGCCGCCCTCGACCTGCTCACCGACCGCGCCCCCGGCCGCGCCGAGCGCGCCGCGGCGATCGAGGCCACCGGCTACCCCGCCTACACCACCTCGGCCGGCTGGCTCGGGTACGACGACGCCAAGGTCACCAGCCGCGCCCGCCAGGCCGTCGCCGACGGGTTCAGCATGGTCAAGCTCAAGGTCGGCGCCGACCTGGGCGACGACCTGCGCCGGTTCACCGCCGCGCGGCAGGCCCTGGGCGACGGCTTCCCCATCGCCGTCGACGCCAACCAGCGCTGGGGCGTGGCCGAGGCGATCGACTGGATGACGGCGCTGGCGCACCTGGACCCGTACTGGATCGAGGAGCCGACCAGCCCCGACGAGATCCTCGGCCACGCCGCCATCCGCGCCGCCCTGTCCGGTGCCGCGCCCGGCGGCCGCGCGATCCGGGTCGCCACCGGCGAGCACGTGCACAACCGGGTCATGTTCAAGCAGCTGCTCCAGGCCGACGCGGTCGACGTCGTCCAGATCGACTCCGCCCGCGTCGGGGGCGTCAACGAGAACCTGGCGATCCTGCTGCTGGCCGCCGCGTACGGCAAGCCGGTGTGCCCGCACGCGGGCGGCGTCGGCCTGTGCGAGCTGGTCCAGCACCTGTCGTTCTTCGACTACACCTCGGTCTCGGCCACCCTGGACGGCCGCATGATCGAGTACGTGGACCACCTGCACGAGCACTTCACCGACCCGGTCCGCATCACCGGCGGCCGCTACGCCGCCCCCACCGCCCCCGGCTTCTCCGCGCGCATGCACGAGCAGTCGCTGATCCGATTCGAGTTCCCCGACGGTCCGGAGTGGAAAGATGAGTGA
- a CDS encoding SDR family NAD(P)-dependent oxidoreductase: protein MSDFTGLVAAVTGGASGIGAACADLLADRGARVAILDRDPGSPARHLPVLADVTAPLEAAMDQVAAALGGLDILVNCAGISAVGTVEQAGDDEWHRCLDVNVVGTARASRAALPHLRHSGSGVIVNISSIAAGAGLVNRAVYSATKGAVHALTLAMAADLVADGVRVCAVAPGTVDTPWVARLLAGAADPAEEKRRLAARQPTGRLVSAAEVAEAVAYLASPRSGATTGTSLAVDGGMSGLRLVR, encoded by the coding sequence ATGAGTGACTTCACCGGCCTGGTCGCCGCCGTCACCGGCGGCGCGTCCGGCATCGGCGCCGCCTGCGCCGACCTGCTCGCCGACCGGGGCGCCCGGGTGGCGATCCTGGATCGCGACCCCGGCAGCCCGGCCCGGCACCTGCCGGTGCTCGCCGACGTCACCGCCCCGCTCGAAGCCGCGATGGACCAGGTCGCCGCCGCGCTCGGCGGCCTGGACATCCTGGTCAACTGCGCGGGCATCAGCGCCGTCGGCACGGTCGAGCAGGCCGGCGACGACGAGTGGCACCGCTGCCTGGACGTCAACGTGGTCGGCACCGCCCGCGCCAGCCGCGCCGCGCTGCCGCACCTGCGCCACTCCGGCAGCGGCGTCATCGTGAACATCTCGTCCATCGCCGCCGGTGCGGGCCTGGTCAACCGGGCCGTCTACTCGGCGACCAAGGGTGCCGTACACGCGCTGACCCTGGCCATGGCCGCCGACCTGGTCGCTGACGGGGTGCGCGTCTGCGCGGTCGCCCCGGGCACCGTGGACACGCCGTGGGTGGCGCGGCTGCTGGCCGGCGCCGCCGACCCGGCCGAGGAGAAGCGGCGGCTGGCCGCCCGGCAGCCGACCGGGCGCCTGGTCAGCGCGGCCGAGGTGGCCGAGGCGGTGGCGTACCTGGCCTCGCCGCGCTCCGGTGCCACCACCGGCACCTCGCTGGCGGTCGACGGCGGCATGTCGGGTCTGCGGCTGGTCCGCTGA
- a CDS encoding STAS domain-containing protein, which produces MTVKIVQRDDLGVAVVVLGPELDLDSAPLLRAVLSDLLDRGEFRIVVDAGALRFCDSVGLSALLLSHRACAAHGGFLRLARVGPLLGGLLAMVGLAEVLACYDTVPAAAAGDESLRSPQAARRGLH; this is translated from the coding sequence ATGACAGTGAAGATCGTGCAGCGGGACGACCTCGGCGTGGCCGTCGTCGTCCTGGGCCCCGAACTCGACCTCGACAGCGCGCCGCTGCTGCGGGCCGTCCTGAGCGACCTGCTGGACCGGGGCGAGTTCCGCATCGTGGTCGACGCGGGCGCGCTGCGGTTCTGCGACTCGGTCGGGCTGTCGGCCCTGCTGCTGTCGCACCGCGCCTGCGCCGCCCACGGCGGATTCCTGCGCCTGGCCCGGGTCGGCCCGCTGCTGGGCGGCCTGCTCGCCATGGTCGGCCTGGCCGAGGTGCTGGCCTGCTACGACACGGTGCCGGCCGCGGCGGCCGGAGACGAGAGCCTGCGCTCACCCCAGGCGGCGCGGCGGGGCCTCCACTGA
- a CDS encoding fumarylacetoacetate hydrolase family protein gives MKLMRVGAPGTERPVLYADGRHYDLSGITADIDGAFLAGGGLDRVRAAAADLPETDVTGLRVGAPVARPGAIVCIGQNYAAHAAESGAQPPTTPIMFYKAPNTVVGPYDDILIPRGSTTTDWEVELAVVIGRRARYLESPAHALAHVAGYVLSDDVSERDFQLHQSGGQWSKGKSCETFQPLGPWLVTPDELADVQGLGLRSWVNGQPRQDSATKDMIFDVAYLIWHLSQYTVLDPGDVVNTGTPQGVALSGRFPYLAPGDVVEVEIDGLGRQRTVCAAA, from the coding sequence ATGAAGCTCATGCGGGTCGGCGCGCCCGGCACCGAACGCCCCGTCCTGTACGCCGACGGCCGCCACTACGACCTGTCCGGGATCACCGCCGACATCGACGGGGCGTTCCTGGCCGGGGGCGGCCTCGACCGGGTGCGGGCGGCCGCCGCCGACCTGCCCGAGACCGACGTCACCGGCCTGCGGGTCGGTGCCCCGGTCGCCCGGCCGGGGGCGATCGTCTGCATCGGGCAGAACTACGCCGCGCACGCGGCCGAGTCGGGCGCCCAGCCGCCGACCACCCCGATCATGTTCTACAAGGCCCCGAACACGGTCGTGGGCCCGTACGACGACATCCTGATCCCGCGCGGCTCGACGACCACCGACTGGGAGGTGGAGCTGGCCGTCGTGATCGGCCGCCGCGCCCGCTACCTGGAGTCCCCGGCGCACGCGCTGGCCCACGTCGCCGGGTACGTGCTGTCCGACGACGTGTCCGAGCGCGACTTCCAGCTGCACCAGTCGGGCGGGCAGTGGTCCAAGGGCAAGTCATGCGAGACGTTCCAGCCGCTGGGCCCGTGGCTGGTCACCCCGGACGAGCTCGCCGACGTGCAGGGCCTCGGGCTGCGCTCGTGGGTGAACGGGCAGCCGCGCCAGGACTCGGCCACGAAGGACATGATCTTCGACGTGGCGTACCTGATCTGGCACCTGTCGCAGTACACGGTGCTGGATCCGGGCGACGTGGTGAACACCGGCACCCCGCAGGGGGTGGCGCTGTCGGGGCGGTTCCCGTACCTGGCGCCCGGCGACGTGGTCGAGGTCGAGATCGACGGCCTGGGCCGCCAGCGCACCGTCTGCGCGGCGGCATAG
- a CDS encoding amidohydrolase, whose protein sequence is MRIDAHHHLWTADYAWLAEPGLEPLRRDYTAADLAAHLDADGVDATVLVEAGRCELAETYAFLALAAATPRIAGVVGWVSFTDPDLPATLSALRAAPGGERLVGVRDQVQGRPDPGFLDRPEVRACLAAAGAAGLAVDLVVRLDQLPACARAARDLPGTRFVLDHLGKPRISAEGLTAWRAAVAPLAACPNAAVKLSGLLTEAGPEWTVERIAPFAAAALELFGADRVMLGSDWPVCELAAPYAETVAALAASLPPLSAAEHAAVSAGTAISIYRLEVPR, encoded by the coding sequence GTGAGAATAGACGCGCATCACCACCTGTGGACCGCCGACTACGCCTGGCTGGCCGAGCCGGGGCTCGAACCGCTGCGCCGCGACTACACGGCCGCGGACCTGGCCGCCCACCTCGACGCCGACGGCGTGGACGCCACGGTGCTGGTCGAGGCCGGACGGTGCGAGCTCGCCGAGACGTACGCGTTCCTCGCCCTGGCCGCCGCGACCCCGCGCATCGCCGGGGTGGTCGGCTGGGTGTCCTTCACCGACCCCGACCTGCCCGCGACCCTGTCCGCCCTGCGGGCCGCCCCCGGCGGCGAGCGCCTCGTCGGCGTACGCGACCAGGTGCAGGGCCGGCCCGATCCGGGCTTCCTCGACCGCCCCGAGGTGCGCGCCTGCCTGGCCGCCGCCGGTGCCGCCGGCCTGGCCGTCGACCTGGTGGTGCGGCTGGACCAGTTGCCCGCCTGCGCCCGCGCGGCCCGGGACCTGCCCGGCACGCGGTTCGTGCTGGACCACCTCGGCAAGCCCCGGATCAGCGCCGAGGGGCTGACCGCCTGGCGCGCGGCGGTGGCGCCGCTGGCCGCCTGCCCGAACGCGGCCGTGAAGCTGTCCGGGCTGCTCACCGAGGCGGGTCCGGAATGGACGGTGGAGCGGATCGCCCCGTTCGCGGCGGCGGCGCTGGAGCTGTTCGGCGCCGACCGGGTCATGCTGGGGTCGGACTGGCCGGTCTGCGAGCTGGCCGCCCCGTACGCCGAAACCGTCGCGGCGCTGGCCGCCAGCCTGCCGCCCCTGTCCGCCGCCGAGCACGCCGCCGTGTCGGCCGGCACCGCGATCAGCATCTACCGCCTGGAGGTCCCACGATGA
- a CDS encoding GntR family transcriptional regulator, producing MTTPSVSGRVRPAQRLTLTDDVYESLKTLIMEHAIAPGDRVSIDGLARTLEVSPTPVREALARLESDGLVRKRAMSGYTTTPLLTRAEFEELFEMRLLLEPAAAARAAGHATADDRALLQTEAAAQPAVESGDGYRRHAAFTALDARFHDLVAEVSGSALLRDAIIRLHSHLHLHRLYFPSTTQAGDTAAEHGRIATAVARGDADAAADAMHSHLTAARTRHLPAFTR from the coding sequence ATGACCACGCCATCCGTCAGCGGCCGGGTCCGGCCCGCCCAGCGGCTCACGCTCACCGACGACGTGTACGAGTCGCTCAAAACGCTGATCATGGAGCATGCGATCGCGCCCGGCGACCGGGTCAGCATCGACGGCCTCGCGCGCACCCTCGAAGTCTCCCCCACTCCGGTGCGCGAGGCACTGGCCAGGTTGGAGTCCGACGGGCTGGTGCGCAAGCGGGCGATGTCCGGGTACACCACCACGCCGCTGCTCACCCGGGCCGAGTTCGAGGAGCTGTTCGAGATGCGGCTGCTGCTCGAACCGGCCGCCGCCGCGCGGGCCGCGGGGCACGCCACCGCCGACGACCGCGCCCTGCTCCAGACCGAGGCCGCCGCGCAGCCCGCCGTCGAGAGCGGCGACGGCTACCGGCGCCACGCCGCCTTCACGGCGCTGGACGCGCGCTTCCACGACCTGGTCGCCGAGGTCTCCGGCAGCGCCCTGCTGCGCGACGCGATCATCCGGCTGCACTCGCACCTGCACCTGCACCGCCTGTACTTCCCCTCCACGACCCAGGCCGGGGACACCGCCGCCGAGCACGGCCGCATCGCCACCGCCGTCGCCCGGGGCGACGCCGACGCGGCCGCCGACGCCATGCACAGCCACCTCACCGCCGCCCGCACCCGCCACCTCCCCGCCTTCACCCGCTGA
- a CDS encoding NADAR family protein, protein MIPQSAADVIALRATGARVRYLYFWGHRPEPDGSIGRGCLSQWWPVGFTADGEVFASAEHYMMWRKATLFGDRAAAAKILSADHPAQAKAFGREVRGFDEGVWRQHRFDIVVAASLAKFGQHDDLRSYLVGTGDRVLVEASPLDAVWGIGVAADDARAADPAAWPGLNLLGFALIHARTTLSGR, encoded by the coding sequence GTGATCCCGCAGTCCGCCGCCGACGTCATCGCCCTGCGCGCCACCGGCGCCCGGGTCCGCTACCTCTACTTCTGGGGCCACCGGCCCGAGCCCGACGGCAGCATCGGCCGCGGCTGCCTGAGCCAATGGTGGCCGGTCGGGTTCACGGCCGACGGCGAGGTCTTCGCCAGCGCCGAGCACTACATGATGTGGCGCAAGGCGACGCTGTTCGGCGACCGCGCCGCGGCGGCGAAGATCCTGTCGGCGGACCATCCGGCCCAGGCCAAGGCGTTCGGCCGCGAGGTCCGCGGCTTCGACGAGGGCGTATGGCGGCAGCACCGCTTCGACATCGTCGTGGCCGCGAGCCTGGCCAAGTTCGGCCAGCACGACGACCTGCGGTCCTATCTGGTCGGCACGGGCGATCGGGTGCTCGTCGAGGCGAGCCCGCTGGACGCGGTGTGGGGCATCGGCGTGGCCGCCGACGACGCGCGCGCCGCCGACCCGGCCGCCTGGCCCGGCCTCAACCTCCTCGGCTTCGCCCTCATACACGCCCGCACCACCCTGTCCGGCCGCTGA
- a CDS encoding FAD-dependent monooxygenase, with translation MTAARTALVIGGGIAGPVTALALRRAGIEASVFEAYDDTADGVGGILMVAPNGLAALDVLGLADAVNAAGQVMPGMAIVDAGTGRDMMAFGGVPGLPPSRVVWRGDLHRVLREHAAAQGIPIVYGRRLVAVDESPDGVTAHFADGSSAAADILVGADGIRSTVRGLIDPAAPGPRYVGLQSFAGYGGQGPVSDGLMRFAQGRRSFMGYWTQPDGRVGWFCNMPYDQPLTVAQARAVPAGQWLDRLRELHADDLPARDLLRHADGHEFYVFGPSEIMPAVPRWHRDRMVLVGDSAHAPSSSSGQGASLAVESALELARCLRDRPDLPAAFAAYERLRRPRVQRVAAFAARQNNRKAAGPVGQAVFRAIAPLMMRTVLTPKRMFGWLHSHRIDWDARVAP, from the coding sequence ATGACGGCTGCCAGGACCGCGCTGGTGATCGGGGGCGGCATCGCCGGCCCGGTGACCGCGCTCGCGCTGCGCCGGGCCGGGATCGAGGCGAGCGTCTTCGAGGCGTACGACGACACTGCCGACGGCGTCGGCGGCATCCTGATGGTCGCGCCCAACGGCCTGGCCGCGCTCGACGTGCTCGGCCTGGCCGACGCGGTGAACGCGGCCGGGCAGGTCATGCCGGGCATGGCGATCGTGGACGCGGGCACGGGCCGGGACATGATGGCGTTCGGCGGCGTGCCCGGCCTGCCGCCGAGCCGGGTCGTCTGGCGCGGCGACCTGCACCGCGTCCTGCGCGAGCACGCCGCCGCGCAGGGCATCCCCATCGTGTACGGCCGCCGCCTGGTCGCCGTCGACGAGTCCCCGGACGGCGTCACCGCCCACTTCGCCGACGGGTCCAGCGCCGCGGCCGACATCCTGGTCGGCGCCGACGGCATCCGCTCGACGGTGCGCGGCCTGATCGACCCGGCCGCCCCGGGCCCCCGCTACGTCGGCCTCCAGTCGTTCGCCGGGTACGGCGGGCAGGGTCCGGTCAGCGACGGGCTGATGCGGTTCGCGCAGGGCAGGCGATCGTTCATGGGGTACTGGACGCAGCCCGACGGTCGCGTCGGCTGGTTCTGCAACATGCCGTACGACCAGCCGCTGACCGTGGCGCAGGCGCGGGCGGTCCCGGCCGGGCAGTGGCTGGACCGGTTGCGCGAGCTGCACGCCGACGACCTGCCCGCCCGGGACCTGCTGCGCCACGCCGACGGCCACGAGTTCTACGTGTTCGGGCCGTCGGAGATCATGCCGGCGGTGCCCCGCTGGCACCGCGACCGGATGGTGCTGGTCGGCGACTCCGCCCACGCCCCGTCGTCCAGCTCCGGCCAGGGCGCGTCGCTGGCGGTCGAGAGCGCGCTCGAACTGGCCCGCTGCCTGCGCGACCGGCCCGATCTGCCCGCCGCCTTCGCCGCGTACGAGCGGCTGCGGCGTCCGCGCGTCCAGCGGGTGGCGGCGTTCGCGGCGCGGCAGAACAACCGCAAGGCCGCCGGGCCGGTGGGGCAGGCGGTGTTCCGCGCGATCGCGCCGCTGATGATGCGTACCGTGCTCACGCCGAAGCGGATGTTCGGCTGGCTGCACAGTCACCGGATCGACTGGGACGCCCGCGTCGCCCCGTAA
- a CDS encoding PadR family transcriptional regulator — protein sequence MAEKRRKVGNPLALAVLAEMVVEAMHPYEMGRRLQEHGKDRNIKYNRSSLYMVVEQLLKAGFIAERETVRDTQRPERTVYAITDAGRAEFLDWMRELVAEPKHEYPQFGVALSLLAALPPEEAVPLLQRRLAALAAQLDEVGGMIKASTDGGLPWIFLVEEEYRRVVLEAERRLVTEVIQSLQEPEYVRRWHEVMGRLT from the coding sequence GTGGCTGAGAAGCGGCGGAAGGTGGGAAACCCGCTGGCACTGGCGGTGCTGGCCGAGATGGTCGTCGAGGCGATGCATCCGTACGAGATGGGTCGGCGCCTGCAGGAGCACGGCAAGGACCGCAACATCAAGTACAACCGCAGCTCGCTGTACATGGTGGTGGAACAGCTGCTCAAGGCTGGTTTCATCGCCGAGCGGGAGACGGTGCGCGACACCCAGCGCCCGGAACGCACCGTCTATGCGATCACCGACGCGGGGCGGGCCGAGTTCCTCGACTGGATGCGCGAGCTCGTCGCCGAGCCGAAGCACGAGTATCCGCAGTTCGGCGTCGCGCTGTCGCTGCTGGCGGCGTTGCCGCCCGAGGAGGCGGTGCCGCTGCTCCAGCGGCGGCTGGCGGCGCTGGCCGCGCAGCTCGACGAGGTCGGCGGCATGATCAAGGCGTCGACCGACGGCGGCCTGCCGTGGATCTTCCTGGTGGAGGAGGAGTACCGGCGGGTGGTGCTCGAGGCCGAGCGCCGCCTGGTCACCGAGGTCATCCAGTCGCTTCAGGAGCCGGAGTACGTCCGGCGGTGGCACGAGGTGATGGGGAGACTGACATGA
- a CDS encoding helix-turn-helix domain-containing protein produces the protein MTDEIKQIANVDEFRALAHPLRVQLLGALREHGPATATELAQRFATDTGSTSYHLRKLAEFGFIAETGEPGHPRARRWQAVHRLTDWDPVAMAGSAQGREAVAVIRRQQVETLAADIRAYEAAETTLPTEWIEASGVGDLVVRLTPTSLNQLWQRFYAHVDELVAHDAGATDARTVSVIVSGLPR, from the coding sequence ATGACCGATGAGATCAAGCAGATCGCCAACGTCGACGAGTTCCGGGCACTGGCCCATCCGCTGCGGGTGCAGTTGCTGGGGGCGCTGCGCGAGCATGGCCCCGCCACCGCCACCGAGCTGGCCCAGCGGTTCGCCACCGACACCGGCTCCACCAGCTACCACCTGCGCAAACTCGCCGAGTTCGGCTTCATCGCCGAGACGGGCGAGCCGGGCCACCCGCGCGCCAGGCGCTGGCAGGCCGTACACCGGCTGACGGACTGGGATCCGGTGGCCATGGCGGGCAGCGCGCAGGGCCGCGAGGCGGTCGCGGTGATCCGGCGGCAGCAGGTCGAGACCCTGGCCGCGGACATCCGGGCGTACGAGGCGGCCGAGACGACCCTGCCCACCGAGTGGATCGAGGCGAGCGGCGTGGGCGACCTCGTCGTGCGCCTGACCCCGACCTCACTCAACCAGCTCTGGCAGCGCTTCTACGCGCACGTGGACGAGCTGGTCGCCCACGACGCCGGCGCCACCGACGCCCGCACCGTCAGCGTCATCGTCTCCGGCCTCCCCCGCTGA